The genomic region AGTTCGGACGCCGCCAGCTCCGATCCCGACGGCCCTGCGGCAGGTGCCGCGACCGCTACCGACGCGGCAGACTCCGCCGACGCCGACGCCGACGCCGACGCCAGAGCCGAGGCGGCAGCTGGCACCGAGGCGGCAGCCGACACCAACGCCAAAGCTGAATCCGGGGCCGCCGCTGAATCCGGGGCCGGCGCGGAGGTCGGCGCCCCGGCCCGTGCTGCCGTCTCCGCCGGCACCATCGCGGCCGGCAGCGCACCCGAAGCGGACGTGGAGCGCCCAGCGGCCGGCGATGCCCGCCCAGGTTCGGCGGCTGCCGGCCCGGTGCGGGCGCGGGCCAGTGTCGCGACCGTGTCCACGCCGGCCGGTGATCTCCCCGCCAGCGCCCCGGCCACCGCCACCACCTACCGGGCGAAGGGCTCGGCCAGCCCAGCCAGCACCCCACTGCCCGGCCAGCGGGACGGCTCGGCCTCCTCGGCGCGGGCCAGCGCCACGGTGCCCGACAGCAGTCGCCTCACGTCCGCCACCAGGGATACGCCGCAAGCCCACGCCGGCACACCCGCCGTGTACCGGTCCGGTCCGAGCCCCGAGCCGGCGCAGCACGCGGAGCCTCTTCCGCCGTCGGCACCGGAGCCGACGCCTGCGGAGCCCGAGCCGAGCGGGCCCGGCGAGCCCGATCCGGCGCCCAGCCCCGGGCCGTACCCGCCCGGGCCGGTGCCGAAGCCGGAGCCCACCCCGCCAGCGCCCGGCCCTGTGCCGCCGCCGGTGCCGGGTCCGCCGGTGCCGCCGCCCTCGCCGCTGCCGCCCATTCCAGGCCCACCGACGCCGCCTGTTCCCGGCCCTCCGGCGCCGCCGCCCGGCCCGCCGGTGCCCGCGCCACCGCCCGGCCCGAGGCCGGCACCACCGTTTCCGCCACCTCCGGCGATGACGGGTACGCCGGGCGCACGGGCCACCGCCTCGGTCTCCGCACCGCCGGCCGGCTGGGCGTCCGCCAACCAACCAGCGCGCCGGACCCCGGACACGGCCCAGCCGGCGACCGCCCAGCCGGTGGCTGCACACCGCACCCCCGACACCGCACAGCGCACCCCGAGCGGGGTGCCGTGGACCTCTCCCGGGGTGCCGTCGACCCACGCTGCGACTCCGTCGACCCAGGCTTCGGCGCCGTCGACCCACGCTGCGACCTCGCCGGCTCCGGGCGGCACGACACAGGCCGCGTCGGGTGGCTCGTGGGCCGAGGCACAGGCCCCCGCACCCGTGGTGCCCGCACCCGCACTGCCCAGTTGGCCCCCGTCGACCACTGGCGCCCCCACACCAGTCAGCGCTCCCGCACCAGGTGGCGTCGGCGGGTCCCGAGCCGCCACCTCCTCGACCTATCCGGCGGGCGAACGCGCCACGCGGGGTACGGCGGCGGCCGGTGCGCAGCACGGGAAGCGCGACGGCCGCTCGGATCTGTCGGGCACCGTCTACGGCGGCGGCGAGGGGCCGGGCTTCGCCACGATTGCGCTTCCGGCGAACGCGGCGGTGGAGAATTCTGGCTCACTGACCGGGCACATTCTGGCCCAGGGCTGGGCGGACACACCGGCCGAACCGTCCCGCAACACGCGCGTGGTGATCGTCCTGATCGCGGCTCTGGGGCTGCTGGTGGCGATCAGCGTGCTCGTCGTCCTGCTGGCGGGCGACGCCATGGACAGCCTGGTCGGCAGCGTCCTCAGCGGCTGAGCCGTTCAGCAGCGACGATGGTGAGTCCGCCCACTACGGTCGGGCAACCCGCTGGCGAGTCTGGCGAACGGCCGTACACTGGTCAGGATCACTGACCCGGCGCGTGTGGTGCGCGCCCCTGGGCGGTCTTGCGGGCGATCCGGCGGCACAGCCGCGGCAGGCCATCGCGAAGATGCGCCCCGCTCGAAAGGCATTTGTTGACCACCTCTGCTGACACCAGCAACGTTCCGACCGTTTTCGACCCCAGTGCCGTGGCGCGCGACGCCGCCCCGGCAACCCCCGACGCCGCCCCGGCTCAGGCCGTGCCGGCAGCGACCTCCATCGACCCGACCGAGACTGCTCCGGGCGAGGCTACGGCCGTCGAGCCCACGTCGCCCGAGATCATCGAGGCGCTCGACTTCGCCGGCCTCGGCCTGCCCGAGCCGTTGGTTCGCGCGCTGGCCCGGCAGGGCATCACCTCCCCGTTCGAGATCCAGCGGGCCACCGTTCCGGACGCGCTCGCAGGCCGGGACGTCCTGGGCCGTGGGCAGACCGGGTCGGGCAAGACGCTCGCCTTCGGCCTGCCGATGATCGCCCGGCTCGCCAACCGCAACCGGGCCCGGCCACTGCGGCCCCGCGCCCTGGTCCTGGTCCCCACCCGCGAGCTGGCCATGCAGGTCAACGACGCCTTGGTGCCGCTGGGCAAGGCCGTCGGCATCTTCCTCAAGACCGCCGTCGGCGGGGTTCCGTACGACCGCCAGATCGACGCGCTCCGACGCGGCGTGGAGATCATCGTGGCGACCCCGGGCCGGCTCGGCGACCTGATCGAGCGGGGCATCTGCCAGCTCGACGACGTCGAGGTCACGGTGCTCGACGAGGCCGACCAGATGGCCGACATGGGCTTCCTGCCCGAGGTGACCGAACTGCTGGCGAAGACGCCCGCCGGTAGTCAGCGTCTGCTCTTCTCTGCCACCCTCGACGGCGACGTCGACACGCTGGTCCGGCGGTTCATGAACGACCCGGTGACCCACTCCACCGCGCCGTCGACCGCATCGGTGTCCACCATGGACCACCACATGCTGCTGATCCCGCCGCACGAGAAGTTCCCGGTGGCCGCCTCGATCGCCGCCCGTGACGGCCGGACCATGGTCTTCGCACGTACCCAACTGGGTGTGGACCGGCTTGTCGAGCAGCTCGCGGCCGTCGGCGTACGCGCCGGTGGGCTGCACGGCGGCAAGACCCAGCGGATGCGGACGAAGACCCTCGCCGAGTTCCGTGAGGGTCGGATGAACGTCCTGGTCGCCACGGACGTGGCGGCGCGCGGCATCCACGTCGACGGGGTGACCCTCGTGTTGCACGTCGACCCGCCGAAGGACCCGAAGGACTACCTGCACCGTGCCGGGCGCACCGCCCGCGCCGGCGAGTCGGGCGCGGTCGCCACGTTGGTGCTTCCCAAGCAGCGTCGTACGACCCTCGCCATGTTGGAGAAGGCCGGCGTGGAACCGGCCGAGGCCCGGGTCCGGCTCGGCGACCCGGTGCTGGCCGAGTTGATCGGTGCCCGCGAGCCCAGCGGCGTCCCGGTCCGGGTGGAGGCGGAGCCTCGGGGCTACGGCGACCGCTCCGGCGGCTCGCGCCGCTTCGGCGACCGTCCGCAGGGCGAGCGGCGCTACGGCGACCGCCCCACCGGTGAGCGGCGCTTCGGCGACCGCCCGACCGGCGACCGGCAGTACGGCAACCGTCCGACCGGCGAGCGTGGCTACGGCGACCGCCCGCAGGGCGAGCGTGGCTACGCCGACCGGGACAGCCGGGGCTACGGCGACCGGCCCACCGGTGAGCGCCGCTTCGGCGATCGTCAGCAGTTCGGTGACCGGGGCGACCGTCCTGGTGGCGAGCGGCGCTTCGGCGACCGACCGCAGGGTGACAGGCAGTACGGCGACCGGCCGACCGGCGAGCGCCGCTACAGCGACCGTCCCACCGGCGACCGGCAGTACGGTGACCGGCCCAGCGGCGAGCGCGGTTACGGTGACCGTCCGCAGGGTGAGCGGCGCTACGGCGACCGGCAGTACGGCGACCGTCCCACCGGCGAGCGGCGCTTCGGTGACCGCCCGCAGGCTGACCGGGGTGACCGGCCGGCCGGCGAGCGGCGTTTCGCGGACCGGGACACCCGGGGTGGTTACCGCCCCGAGGGTCGTACTCGGGACGACCGGCCACGTGACGACCGGCCGCGGGATGACCGGCGCGGCTTCGGCGGGCGTCCGCCGGCGCGTACTCACTGATCATTTGAACTGACGGACGCCGCCGCGGAGCCTTGCTCCGCGGCGGCGTTCGCGCATGCGCTGCCAAGGGCGGCGCGGTCGCGTAACGTCCGGCTCATGGCGACCATGCCGAAGTCGATCTTCTGGTCCCGAACGGACACCGCCGGCAGTGAGCAGGCCCTGCTCGACGACAGGAACGGGTTGTCGGCCCGGGGCACGTTGCTGGCGGTCGACCCGGTGCCCTTCACGGCCCGCTACCAGGTGGCCACCGCGGCCGACTGGAGCGCGTCCCGCGTCGAGGTCGAAGCCGAGGGTACGGGCTGGATGCGCAGGGTGACGTTGGAGCGGGCGGCGGGCCGGTGGCGGGTGACCACCGCCGAGCAGGGTGACCTGGACGCGGCGCTTGTCGCGGCCGGGCACCACCGGGCCGGCCTGCCGGGCACCGACGATCCGGACCGGCTGGGCGACGCGATCGACGTGGACCTGAGTGGTTCACCGCTGTTCAACGCGCTGCCGGTGCGCCGGCTCGGGCTGGCGGGCACTCCGGCCGACATGCCACGGCGGATCACCGTCGCCTGGGTGCTGCTGCCGGGCCTGGAGGTGGTACCGGCCGAGCAGATCTACACCGGGATCGGGCCGGGCCGCGTACGGTTCGTCAGCGGCACGTTCACCGCCGACATCGACGTGGACGCCGACGGCTACGTGGTGCGCTACCCAGGCCTGGCCGAGCGGATCGACCCGCGCTAGGCGAGCACGTTCACGGCGCCCAGGTGCCGCTTGCCAGGAACCGCTCGATGGTGGCGGCGTGCGGTGCCAGGTCGAGACCCTGCGCGGCCAACCAGTCGTCGGCGTAGTACGTGTCGGCGTACCTGTCACCGGGGTCGCAGATCAGTGTGACGACCGAGCCGGTCCGGCCCTCGGCGATCATCTCGGCGATCAGACCGAAGGCGCCCCACAGGTTGGTGCCGGTGGAGCCGCCGACCCGTCGGCCGAGCACCGCCGACCCGGCGCGCATGGCGGCGAGCGAGGCCGCGTCCGGCACTTGGACCATCCGGTCCACCACGGCGGGTACGAAGGACGCCTCTACTGTGGGACGGCCGATCCCCTCGATGCGGGAACCTTTGCCGGTCTCCACCGACCAGTCGGCCGCCAGCCAGGCCGGATAGAAGGCGGAGTTCTCCGGGTCCACCACGCAGAGCTTGGTGGACAGCCGGCGGTAGCGGGCGTACCGGCCGACGGTCGCGCTGGTGCCACCGGTGCCGGCGCCCACCACCACCCAGGCCGGGATGGGGTGCCGTTCCAGCTCCAACTGAGCGTAGATCGACTCGGCGATGTTGTTGTTGCCCCGCCAGTCGGTGGCCCGCTCGGCGTACGTGAACTGGTCCATGAAGTGACCGCCGGAGTCCTCGGCCAGCCAGCGGGCCTCGACCACGACGCTCGCCGGATCGTCCACCAGGTGACACCGACCGCCCTGGAACTCGATCTGCGCGATCTTCTCCGGTGACGTGGAGGCGGGCATCACGGCGATGAACGGCAGCCCGAGCATCCGCGCGAAGTACGCCTCGGAGACCGCCGTGGAGCCAGAAGACGCCTCGATGATCGTCGTGCGCGGCCCGATCCAGCCGTTGCAGAGCCCGTAGAGGAAGAGCGAGCGGGCCAGCCGGTGCTTGAGCGAGCCGGTGGGGTGTGACGACTCGTCCTTGAGGTACAGGTCGATCCCCCAGGAGCGGGGCAGCGGAAACGGCAGCAGGTGGGTGTCGGCCGAGCGGTTCGCGTCCGCCTCGACGGCGGCGATGGCCTCGGTCACCCAGCTGCGGCTGGCCTCGTCGCACCTGTCGAGATGAGTCACGCCGGAAACCTAGCAAGCAGGCATGCGGTGGTCAGTTCCGGTCCGTTGGGGCAGTTCGTCGGCTTTGGCGGCGTTGTCCGGCCCGGCCGACGGCCTGGACGAGGGGGGTCAGCCCGACGGCCAGCCGGGGCAGGGTGTCCAGAAGCCGGACCTGGGCGCCGCGCCAGCGGGGCAGGCTGACGACCGGGCGTGGTCGGCGTGCCAGTCGGGCGGCCCTGGCGGCCACCCGCTGCGGGGTCAGCATCGACCCGGTGAACGAGGCCGCCGCGCCGGGGTCGTCCAGCCGGTCGTGCAGCATCGGCGTCCAGATGCCGTCCGGGCAGAGGCAGGAGACGTGCACCCGCCCGTACCCGGCCATCCGCAGGTCGCTCAGCGTGCCGAGGCTGAACGCCAGCAGGGCGTGCTTGCTGGCGGCGTACACCGTCTCGCCGGGCGCGGCGATGAGCCCGGCCAGCGAGACGATGTTCAGGACGTGGCCGTGACCCTGCCCGCGCATCACAGCGAGCGCGGCCAGCGTCCCGTTGATGGCCCCGTGGGTGTTGACGTCGAACACGCGGCGGCGGGTCGGCCCGTCGTGCTCCCAGGAGTGCCCGGTGACCAGGATGCCCGCGTTGTTGACCCAGAGGCCGAGGTCGCCCCGGCTCGCGGCGGTCGCCGCGATCTCGGCGCAGGCGGCCTCGTCGCGGACGTCCAGGGCTGCCGACCAGCCGCCGAGCGGCGCGGCGGCAGCGGCTGCCGCGTCCGGGTCGAGGTCGGTGAGCAGCACCGGCCAGCCCTCGGCGTGCAGCGCGGCGGCGACGGCGCGGCCCAGGCCGCCGGCGGCCCCTGTCACCACGGCCACCCCGGGTCCCGGCGAGGTCATCGGCGCACGTTACCGCCGCACGGCGGCCCGACACCAGGGGGTACGCGGGTCAGGCGGGCGGTTGGCCGACCGGCTGGGGGCGGTTCTCCCACTTGGTCGACAGGGCGATGGCGGTGCGGGTGGAGGCGACCCCGGGGGTCCGGTTCAGCCGCACGATCAGCTGCTCCAACTCGGCGATCGTGCCGACCCGCGCCTTGAGCAGGAACGACTCGACGCCCGCCATGAAGTAGCAGGACTCGATCTCGGGCAGCACCCGCAGCGATTCCAGCATGTCGTCGGAGTCGGCGCCGGAGTCCTCGACGATGCCGATCAGTGCCGTGACGCCCAGCCCGATCGACTCGGGTGCCACGTCGGCGCGGTAGCCGCGGATCACGCCGTTGCTCTCCAGCTTGCCGACACGCTCGTGGACGGCGGGGGCGGAGAGGCCCACCTGCCGGGCCAGTTCGGCGTACGAGAGGCGGGCGTTGCCGCGCAACAGATCGACGAGACTCAGGTCGATGGCGTCCACGGAGAGTGACCTTAACGGGTTGGGCGTAACGCGATGCCTCCGGCACCCGTTGGACAGAACAGTGAGTAACTGTTCACAAACCGACTGTCAAGGCAGGGGTTGCACCAGTACCATTTACTAACTTCCCACTCAGTGCATTTTTCGCGTTTGGCGGACAGGCCAGGTCCCTGGTGCTGTAATTGCCATACGTCCCTCATGACGGCTCTGGGCTCGCACCAGCCGGGGGCAGTGTGTTCAGCCAGGGGCTTCGTCGACGCGAGGAGGGGGCTGTGGACACTGGAGATCGCCTGCTGACACCGGGTGAGGTCGCCGCGCTGTTTCGGGTGGACCCGAAGACTGTGACGCGATGGGCGGCGGCCGGCCGGATAGGAAGCATCCGGACTCCAGGCGGGCATCGCCGTTTTCGGGAATCCGAGGTGCGGGCCCTGCTTGAGGGGGAGGGCATGCTTGACGAGGTGGACGAGGTCGGAAAGCCACGCAACGTGGGTCCGGCCGCATCCACAGGGCCGGGTCCGGCCAACGCGGGCATGTACTGAACTGGTGCGGACATCGTCACGCGGACCGGGCGCCAGTCCGGTCCGCGTCCCGCAATGACGGCCCGTCTGCCGGCGTGACCGGGCAGGCTGTGCGGAATGCTCAGCTCCGGCTCGCGCCGAGCTGACCGGACCACCGCCGGAACAGGGTGTGTGGCACGCCGAGCGCGTCCAGCACCTTGCCGGCCACGAAGTCGACCAACTGCTGTGCGCTCGCCGCCGCGCCCGCGCCGTAGAAACCTGGGCTCGCCGGCAGCACCACGGCACCGGCGTCGTGCAGTTCGATGAGATGTTCCAGGTGGCTACGCGTCACAGGGGTCTCCCGGGGCACCACCACCACAGGTCGACGCTCCTTGAGGTTCACCTCGGCGGCACGCTGCAACAGATCCTTGGAGAGCCCGATCGCGATGCCCGCGCACGCCGCCGTGCTGGCCGGCACCACTGCCATTCCGCGTACCCGGTAGGAGCCGCTGCTCGGCCCGGCCGCCAGGTCACCCGCCGGCCAGTGCCGCACGTCCGCGCCGGTCAGGTCCCGGCCGAGCCAGGCCGCGAGGTCTTCGGCCCAGTGCGCGTCGCGGAACGGCCGGCCGGTCTCGTCGAGCACTGTGAGTCGCGCCGCCCGGGACACGATCAGGTCCACCGACTCCCCCGCGTCCAGGAGCCCGCCGATGACCGCCGCCGCGTACGGCGTTCCGGAGGCTCCGGACACACCGACCACCCATGGTTCGCGCATGCCCCAAGCCTGCCTGGTCCGCGCATGCGCCGCGCCGTGACCCCCGCCCTGGCCCCTCCGCCGTGCCCACACGGGGGACATCATCGGCACCTGACTTCTGCCATGCTCGGACGGGGAGGATCACCGCTGTGCAGCGACCCGAGGGGCGGTACGACCGATGACGGCGGCGGCAGCCCGCACGCTACGGGCCGAATGCCCCCTTCCCTCACGGTGCTCCCCGCACGCGCAGGCGACCCAGGTGTGGCTGGCCGGCTGGGTACGACGCTTCGGCCTGCCCCTGGACGACGTCGCCCTGCGTGAGCTGGACGCCGGCCGCATCGCCTGGTATGCCGGCCGGCTCTATCCCGAGGCCAGCGCCGCAGACCTGCGTACGGTCGCCGCGCTGTGGACCTGGTTCTTCCTGCTCGACGACGCCTGCGACGGGCCACACCGCGCCAGCGGGGCGGACGTCGCGGCACTGCGGGACGGGGTCCTCGAGGTGCTGCGCCAGGGCCCTCACGTCCGCCCGGCCGGGTTCCGGGGCCCGCTACGACAGATGCTCGTGGACGCGTGGCAAGCCCCGAGGGCGCGGATGCCACAGCCCTGGCAGCAGCGTTTCGCCGACGCCGTGGCCGACCACCTGGCCGGCAACCGCACGGAGGCGGACAACAAGACCCGGGGCCACCTTCCCGGGATTACCGAGTACGTCGCGCTGCGCCGGGCCACCTCGGCGGCGTACGTGTCGTACACCATGATCGAGTTTGTGACCGGTCACGCGCTGCCGGACGCCGTCTACCACCACCCGGCGCTGCGGGAGCTGGCTGCCGCCGGCAACGACCTGCTCTCCTGGTTCAACGACCTGGTGTCGTTGGAGAGGGACCGGGCCACCTCGGGCGGGCACAACCTGGTGCTTGCCATCGCGCGGGAGCAGCACGTGCCGCACGAGCGGGCCGTGGAGGCTGTGGTGGACCGCTGGCGTACGGCGATGGGCCGGTTCATGGAGCTGCGGGCCACGATGCCGTCCTTCGGCCCCGAGCTGGCCCCGGCTGTCGCCGCGCACGTGGAGGGAATCGCCCGCTCGGTGCGTGGCACGATCGACTGGTCGCTGGAGAGTGACAGGTACTCGGCGTCCCGGAGCTGAC from Micromonospora profundi harbors:
- a CDS encoding SDR family NAD(P)-dependent oxidoreductase, whose amino-acid sequence is MTSPGPGVAVVTGAAGGLGRAVAAALHAEGWPVLLTDLDPDAAAAAAAPLGGWSAALDVRDEAACAEIAATAASRGDLGLWVNNAGILVTGHSWEHDGPTRRRVFDVNTHGAINGTLAALAVMRGQGHGHVLNIVSLAGLIAAPGETVYAASKHALLAFSLGTLSDLRMAGYGRVHVSCLCPDGIWTPMLHDRLDDPGAAASFTGSMLTPQRVAARAARLARRPRPVVSLPRWRGAQVRLLDTLPRLAVGLTPLVQAVGRAGQRRQSRRTAPTDRN
- a CDS encoding DEAD/DEAH box helicase; its protein translation is MTTSADTSNVPTVFDPSAVARDAAPATPDAAPAQAVPAATSIDPTETAPGEATAVEPTSPEIIEALDFAGLGLPEPLVRALARQGITSPFEIQRATVPDALAGRDVLGRGQTGSGKTLAFGLPMIARLANRNRARPLRPRALVLVPTRELAMQVNDALVPLGKAVGIFLKTAVGGVPYDRQIDALRRGVEIIVATPGRLGDLIERGICQLDDVEVTVLDEADQMADMGFLPEVTELLAKTPAGSQRLLFSATLDGDVDTLVRRFMNDPVTHSTAPSTASVSTMDHHMLLIPPHEKFPVAASIAARDGRTMVFARTQLGVDRLVEQLAAVGVRAGGLHGGKTQRMRTKTLAEFREGRMNVLVATDVAARGIHVDGVTLVLHVDPPKDPKDYLHRAGRTARAGESGAVATLVLPKQRRTTLAMLEKAGVEPAEARVRLGDPVLAELIGAREPSGVPVRVEAEPRGYGDRSGGSRRFGDRPQGERRYGDRPTGERRFGDRPTGDRQYGNRPTGERGYGDRPQGERGYADRDSRGYGDRPTGERRFGDRQQFGDRGDRPGGERRFGDRPQGDRQYGDRPTGERRYSDRPTGDRQYGDRPSGERGYGDRPQGERRYGDRQYGDRPTGERRFGDRPQADRGDRPAGERRFADRDTRGGYRPEGRTRDDRPRDDRPRDDRRGFGGRPPARTH
- a CDS encoding putative glycolipid-binding domain-containing protein, whose product is MATMPKSIFWSRTDTAGSEQALLDDRNGLSARGTLLAVDPVPFTARYQVATAADWSASRVEVEAEGTGWMRRVTLERAAGRWRVTTAEQGDLDAALVAAGHHRAGLPGTDDPDRLGDAIDVDLSGSPLFNALPVRRLGLAGTPADMPRRITVAWVLLPGLEVVPAEQIYTGIGPGRVRFVSGTFTADIDVDADGYVVRYPGLAERIDPR
- a CDS encoding terpene synthase family protein codes for the protein MTAAAARTLRAECPLPSRCSPHAQATQVWLAGWVRRFGLPLDDVALRELDAGRIAWYAGRLYPEASAADLRTVAALWTWFFLLDDACDGPHRASGADVAALRDGVLEVLRQGPHVRPAGFRGPLRQMLVDAWQAPRARMPQPWQQRFADAVADHLAGNRTEADNKTRGHLPGITEYVALRRATSAAYVSYTMIEFVTGHALPDAVYHHPALRELAAAGNDLLSWFNDLVSLERDRATSGGHNLVLAIAREQHVPHERAVEAVVDRWRTAMGRFMELRATMPSFGPELAPAVAAHVEGIARSVRGTIDWSLESDRYSASRS
- a CDS encoding UbiX family flavin prenyltransferase, whose product is MREPWVVGVSGASGTPYAAAVIGGLLDAGESVDLIVSRAARLTVLDETGRPFRDAHWAEDLAAWLGRDLTGADVRHWPAGDLAAGPSSGSYRVRGMAVVPASTAACAGIAIGLSKDLLQRAAEVNLKERRPVVVVPRETPVTRSHLEHLIELHDAGAVVLPASPGFYGAGAAASAQQLVDFVAGKVLDALGVPHTLFRRWSGQLGASRS
- a CDS encoding BldC family transcriptional regulator — encoded protein: MDTGDRLLTPGEVAALFRVDPKTVTRWAAAGRIGSIRTPGGHRRFRESEVRALLEGEGMLDEVDEVGKPRNVGPAASTGPGPANAGMY
- a CDS encoding Lrp/AsnC family transcriptional regulator; protein product: MDAIDLSLVDLLRGNARLSYAELARQVGLSAPAVHERVGKLESNGVIRGYRADVAPESIGLGVTALIGIVEDSGADSDDMLESLRVLPEIESCYFMAGVESFLLKARVGTIAELEQLIVRLNRTPGVASTRTAIALSTKWENRPQPVGQPPA
- a CDS encoding PLP-dependent cysteine synthase family protein, coding for MTHLDRCDEASRSWVTEAIAAVEADANRSADTHLLPFPLPRSWGIDLYLKDESSHPTGSLKHRLARSLFLYGLCNGWIGPRTTIIEASSGSTAVSEAYFARMLGLPFIAVMPASTSPEKIAQIEFQGGRCHLVDDPASVVVEARWLAEDSGGHFMDQFTYAERATDWRGNNNIAESIYAQLELERHPIPAWVVVGAGTGGTSATVGRYARYRRLSTKLCVVDPENSAFYPAWLAADWSVETGKGSRIEGIGRPTVEASFVPAVVDRMVQVPDAASLAAMRAGSAVLGRRVGGSTGTNLWGAFGLIAEMIAEGRTGSVVTLICDPGDRYADTYYADDWLAAQGLDLAPHAATIERFLASGTWAP